cttcttttgtgctttttcatcAGCACTTTGTAAAGGGGCTGAAAACGTCAAAAATTATCAATCAAATATGGAATAGCAGTTTTGttagttttaagaaaaaagcgGAGAAGGAATCCGAATCTAAAGGCCTAACAAAGTAGGATTCTGCTGTCTGATTGAAGAGAATGGAGGTTGTGTAACAGGAACTGTGAGTCTCCCTTTGTCAGGCAGAAATGAGGGTTGGTACTACTGTAAGTCATGCATGCACAAGGCCCTCCACTGGGAAATATCAGGAATAAAAATTCTGGTTGGTTGATACAGATGTAGTAAGAAGTGGAACATAATGaaaatttcttcagcttttcaaaatgaagaacatATAATAAGTATATAATATCAGAGCTAACCATTAAAGTTTCCCTATCGTCTCTGTTGTACTACAATTGTGAAAAGACACTGCAATGCTGGTGCATAATTTATGTGATTTTGGAATAAAAAGTCTAAGTGTTGCTCTGGCAGGCAAAATATTCTGTCCGTGTTCATGGCTCCTGTCCCTAGAGGAAAAATTCTGAACGGCCTTGCCCTGCCAGCCCCTGTGGTTTTCCTGCTGGGTGGGTGACGCAGGGAGGCTCTGCCTTAGCGCAGAACAGCCTCTGTCCTtgttcctgctttggtgtagtGTGCCACAGAGCAGAGGGTGTCCTAagcttttaaaagcactttttcaTCTATCAGGGAAGTCTGAAATCTCCTGAAGTGCAGTTTCAAGGCTgccaacagaaatattttgcctATTACTGTATATTTTTCAGTCCAGGCTTGCTCAAAGGTAATGAAGGAACAGCAAGAATTAAGgctgaagaaataagaatttccttatttaaaggaaatatttaatggtgtttttgtgttgttttagtGATTAATGATGTTATGAGGAATGGCTCTTCCTTATTGGCAgctgtttttctatttctcaaTCTAATGTTTGGATGTTCAAGATAACCCTTTcaagtactttaaaaatatttttgtgaagagttggttggaaaagatcaaATGTTTTGCTTAAGCTTATGCTATAAGGTAAATTGATAGTTTTGACCatattttcaataaaacatGTAATGAAGTGTTTGTAGAGATTTTTGAAGATTCTGAAACTTGGAGTTTGTTGCAGAGCCCTCAGATTTATTCAAGGCTGTGTTTGATTATCATCCTAGTTACAGTGTGATTGCATTAGAATTTGAACTGGCTTAAGacccactgaaatcaatatAAATCACTTTGGTGGTCCTTGTTTCAGCATCTAGATAATCTATTTTACTAgttcaaaactgaattttctgatTTTGGCTACAAGCAATAGCTCTAAGatattaattttttcattaatagTTTGTGCTGTGTTcgtatgtgatttttttttattttcaggcagCCAAAACTTAGTGTGCTTGGTAGTGCTGTTCCATCATGATGGCAGTCTTTGCTCAACAAACTGTCATCACTGCTAGATTAACAGCAGAATATAAACCAACACCTGGATGCTACAAACAAAGGTAGAGTGCACAGGAGAACTTTTAAATAGAGCTTTTACTAATGCGAGTAATCACATTTAAGTTGATGGAAGGAAAGCTGAGCATATGAAGCtaccctgcccatggcaggtggattggaattagatgatctttaaggtcctttccacTCCTGGCCATTCAGTGATTCAATGCTTCATTCAGTGAGACTGATTTGCAGAAATGTTCCTAATAGCTCAGTAACAATCAAGTTCCTTGGCCAGCATATTACATGTACAGAGAGACACAACAAGCACAGACAAGTATGCATAAACATGTTTATTATTTGAATGTGACTGATATGTTAGATTTTATAATTTGAAGGTATGGTGAGTGCAAAAGCTTGAGAAATTAAAGACTGGTTACAGCTGTAATGGCAATAGCAAGATTTCAAGTGTTATTCCtaaaaaaattgctgttttttccttcatataaacataataaatgtatttctgtgcttgatttataaaactgatttataaaaatttcaggaaagaaatttATTCAAACTGTTAAGACTGTTGAAGTAAATATAGCATCAGAACAATAACAATTTTTATTATGTctcaagaaatagaaatgtatgCCATCACTACTACTAATTATTTTGTAGTAGGCTTTTTGTACAACTACtaagaataattttattaaaaaaataattattaagcAGTATTTCTGAAGTGTGGTTTTCTGAAACTCCTTCTGCACAGAACATGATGCACTGTAGTATTTAGGGAAAAATTCAGCAGAATGTTGTGGAATCCCTGAAGAAAACCTCGTATGGTGTGGCAAGTAACTTTGAAAATGAGTGAATAAATTCTGTTGATCGCTGGATTTGTTGGATGTAAAATTGCAACTCGGTAATACTTCTCAAGAATATGCATCAACTATCAAGAATTATTTAGGCTGGCATCATTCCTACACACATATTTCATCCCTTTTACACACCCTTACATTAGGGCATGGACATTTGAACTGTGGCTGTCAAGATTTATCTTTGCTCTGTGTTCTCACTGTTTCTAAATAGTTGCATGTCTAATTCATCAGTCATATTAGAAGTCACATAAAAGTCAGTCATCAGTCATATTAAATTTTTAGTGACAGTTCTTGCGTCAATATTAAATCTCACCTGTGTATCGGAATTCAGTGCTATGCTCTTTCTGACTCATGTCATCGCCAGTAATGCAGAGTCTGCAACTGGGATTTAGCCAATAAATATTGATGACAGAAGGTCCAGAATAAAATCCGTTTTATTCTCCAAACTGATATTAACTCCTGCACCATTGTCCGCCTTGCCAGTTCTGCACCTCCTGGAACTGAATCCGTGATTCTGCTAACAATGGATATGCAGGATTCCAGCTGTTTTTCACATATAATGGCTCTGCatagagaaaaagcaagagattttttttccttcagactaATCAAACTTAATTTTGAATATATAGAAAGAACTGATCACTTTTTACTTGTAGCAGTCACTTCAAAGGCGCATCTGGCCTAGTCGTTTCCTGACAATATGAGGGATTTCTGAAGTATGGAAGAAATCTTGACCTAATTTATACATCTGCTTATTGTGTAGTAAGTTGATTTTGATACTGTTTATCTATTGGTAATATctgtaaatgttattttcacCATGTACAAATATGAGCACAAAAACATTACAGGGgtgtatgtgtacatataaatattatatatacatattttatatatatgcatatataaatacaaaatactaaaaaagTCCCAGGAGAGGACGTATAGAGAAAGAGAGCAGTTATCAGTATGGTAAGAAAACCCATTTGTCTGACAACGTTAACAGCCTGCTTTCAATGGCAGAGCACCAAGATGCCAATTGGACTTGCAGTTCAGGGTTGTTGTCCTTTGTGCTCCTTTTGTATTCATCATATTTACTCATTAAAAAGTACCTGCACATAACTTTCCTTTCGATTCTGTACATATTTGGAGGTCTACACAAACACATTTGGATTAAGAGTTTTTTTTNNNNNNNNNNNNNNNNNNNNNNNNNNNNNNNNNNNNNNNNNNNNNNNNNNNNNNNNNNNNNNNNNNNNNNNNNNNNNNNNNNNNNNNNNNNNNNNNNNNNaaaagaaaaagaaaaagaaaaaagatattttaatatcttaaaagaaacaaatacctAACATTCTTCTGTAATTCCTCAAAATCTACGATTTTTGTATTTATACCTTAATATTTTGTCTTAAGTATAGTTAGGAAAACTATAATGTACAAACTAAACTCCCAGGCTGCACTATCACTCTAAAAATACTGTTATTCATTGCTAACGTATAATCTGTTTTGGATAGAGATCTGTGTAGCAGAGGCTGGTAACTATTTCCCTCATACACCAGTTTTCCATACAGTGCACATTTTTATAAAGCTTCCTCTTCCATCTTTAGAGAAACAATGCTGCTATAACTAAACACTTCAGTACAGATACCTCAAAACTCCAAAGGATGAGTCAAAAGAGCCACTGTAAATTCAAGCTCAGGGAAGCTATGTTTAATCCAACTTTCAGATCTTTCTTCATACATCAAGCTGTCATGATAGACAAAGGGTGACTACACAGCTTATTAAGGACTTTTAGATATAAAAGGACATCAAGAATAGAAAGCAAAACAGTGGCTGGTCTTGCTGATGACGGTGTGGACATCTGCAACAGGTCAAACTATCAGCCAAACCTGGCACAATCAACACGGAACTATGAAGAAGAGAATGGAGTCTGGTTTCCTTTAGCTCAGCAAACATTTAGGGAATGAACACTACAGGATCAAGAGCACACAGCCTGAAAGAAAGGCATCTGACTATGGCGAGTCAAGGTTTCTAGATGTTTGGAATAGAAAACCGTGTGTGTGCGTGTAGAGTGATCCTCCACAGTGGAAATCTACAGTGAATGAGCATGCATTGCTATTGACATCCATCAGTCAGGTTATACACACAGAAAGTTTTAAAGGCCATATGGGCAAAAACACTTCTGTATCTGTTAtgctacagaaatgaaaaagaggcACTCCCAGATTTCTCCCTTTCCCCTCAACCCATAATCCTGATCATTAGGAAACAAACAAGGCAACCATTCATCTAAGACACTGCAGAAATACTAGTATCTGAGAAGCAGGTGCAGCTGAAGTCTATCAGACTATTCCCAATCTCTCTTCACCTAAgtataagaaaataattgctcaATTCCTATCACTATGCTTTCAGCACAGTGAGATTTTGCAGAAATTTCCCAGGGGTAATATTCTGCATCAGTAATAGGGTAATCTCACTGTACATCAAAggtatttcattcatttcattcatcAACTAGACAGCAACATTTATCAGTCTAGTAAACTAGCAGTCACAAATCAATAGTGAACCTCAAGTTTCCAAATGATAGAAGCAAGTTCTCTCATCCTGAAACAGGACTAATCCAATCAGTCTGGAATGCTCTTCTAGAAACTCCTCTAGATGATCTGACTCTTGGATAGTTGGTATTACTGATTCTGCCAGCATGACAGTCCCTTAGTTCACATAATGCCATGGATCTTACTCCCAGTTGTTGATCCTAAAGGGAATTCTGAAAACTTGAGAGATGGGAAGCGTTATGTCTTCCCTACTACATGAATCCCATATGCACTCACAAGAGAAGTTTATGTAATATTTATGCTTGATGTTGTCTGATTAGGTGTCAGGCCTCTTTGTCTTTGACTCCATGCCAGTACAGTCAGTGCAAGGGCTGCTAAAAGAGAGGAaacttcacctgtgctgcaggtaCATCATGGGACTGTGTCTGACAGATTCTCAACTGAGAAACCAAAGGAGTATCCCATGGTCACACATGGTCACTACAGATGACTTCCACTGTCCTACTTTTAAGAACTTCTTTTCAAGAAATAAACACTATTTTCATGGATAGCTCCTAAGAAGAAGCAATTTGAGAAGGAGGgacaggaaacaaaacactttAGAGACATATCTCTTCTTAAGGGGGAAGTGTATATACACTGCACCTTGTAACTGAAGGATCTCAGATCAGACcatgttttttttaacatctttatattgAACTCAAATTGGTGATTACCCTATCCACACATTCTGTCACTGATTTTGAGAGCTAAGGCTTACATACTGACAAAACATGAATGGGATCCAGGAACTTCTTAAAGCTAGCTATTATGGCTCTGCTTCACTAATGCAATATGCTGTCACATAATGTCTTACATGTATTTATAGAAGCAGTAGAATATATATGCTACCATCTAGTTACTTCGGTGCCCAGTGCTCATAAAGCCTCTTGAACAGTACACTAAATTCTTCATATTTATGTCTCAACTACTTTTTGCTATGAGCCATTCACGTATTTCAGCTTTCCCACGTATGtagttttcagtcttttctgtgTTCTTGACAACAGTCAGAAAGAGGAGAGTCACTGAACATACATTACTGACCATACTAAATCAGGAATCAGTTGTTCAGCTGTAAGTGTAACGTGACAGCCTCTTTCTAAAATAGcaggaagattttctttcatGCACATTTCTGGGTTCTTTTTTTGGTCCACAGCATATTTCAAGAAAAGCCTGCCTGAGGAAACAgaccaaaaccaacaacagaGAAACTGCCACAGAAACTTATCTGAAggcattaaaaattaaatagctTTTTAAAGAGCTCTTAGTCTTTAAAGTAAAACCTATTAACATTGTCTAGATTGATCTAATTTATAACAATTCCATTTCAGACAACTCTGTTTGTTTGTCGGTTAGGAGCCCGAAGCAGAAGTGACATTTTTCCCTCTTACTCCTAATCATACTCTTTcacttttcccttcctcctcaaACACTTGACGGTGGGGAGAAGCCCACTGCTATTCTTCAAATAGGTGGTCACAGAAGCCTGATGAATTCAGACTGCAGGAGAGCAATACTTCAAAGCTAACGAAACCTCACACAAACGTTCTTTTCAGCAGATACTCTTCTGGCAACTGAAACAACAGCCTCTAAGCACAAGAGCCTCGACCATTATTCTTATACTGTTCGCTCCCTCACTCCCTCAGATAAATACTTGCATGTTACGATCCCCAGTGGAAAATGTGCAATTTTAGATTCCCCAAAAATTACCAACACAATAAGCATAACTGCTTATGGGAAGATACACCTTTGTCACTTCACATTCCCCACATAATTCCATGTATTTCCTTAGCAGTTTTATGTTCCATGCAGTAAGGACATACTGCGGCAGCTCTTGACTTAAGGCAGAAATGTATGACCCTGGAAATCTAATTTCATATTATTGAACACATATGAATAACTTTAGTCAAATAAGTTGAGGTTTTAAGTTTTATATGTCTAATTTAAGTAAAGCCAATTAGGTACACATTTGAAAGTGAAAGACAACATTTAAACACTTGCACTTCGTCACCAGTAAGAGCTCACTTactacaagattttttttcccccaagaagTCAATGATgaacaaatatattttgcagTAACATACCTTGAAGTTGCAATTTCCACTTTTGTTCTTGCCATGGCAGCCGCTCGCTGTGCACCCTCTATTGCTCTATCCACTTTTTCTCTAGTTTTTGTGTTTCGTATTGGTATAAGTTGCTTTCTTATTCCACGAaccaaaacattatttttatattttccttcttctttggTGCCATCTGGAAACATGGTACATCCATACCCGTGCCTCCTGTTATTTAGCCATTCTCCTTCATATTTCATGCCATTTGAACGCTCACTAACACCAAAACCACTGCGCTTGTCATTCTTCCATTCACCCATATAGCTTTCTGTCGTGGTGGCATCAACGTGGTCTTCCATAGGACAATAATCACAGTCACCATCTCCAAAACTAATTGTAGAGTTGGCATCACTGGAACTAATTCTGCTCATAGCAGCATCACTCCTGACAGAGCTCCGTTTGCTAGATATTGAGGATCTAGATTCAGATTTTCTAAGTTTTATACTACCAAGAAGGGATCCTCTTCTGAATAAGcctccttttttcttaattcccATGGCTTCTGCTTCACTGTGAAAATTGAGCACAAAACCTCCTCTTGTTCCAGCCGGACTGTCTGCAGTGATGTCATGCAGAACGGTGCCATTGCTCTGTTCACTTCGAAGTGAAGCTAGAGATGTTCGTAGAGGTGAACGGATCACAGTTGCCATGCCATAGGGTACACTCTGACGTACACCATATCCATGTCGCATTCCTCCTGTCCACTGTCCCTGGTATGTACCTTTTAAAGTAATTAGCAGAAATTAAATTTAGAAAGTTGTAGAAGACCTACCAGTCTACATTCAACATGCTATTGGCAACACTGTGCTGTTAGGTCTGCTTTAggaaaatagaaacagaagaaaaaaattacagcacaCGGGACTACATAAACTACATACTTTTTGTTACTTGTTTTTTCAtaaatcattttttcccttaacAAAGCccttgctttccaagctgcagtAGCTTATTTTGACAACTAAAACACAATAGCTATCATCGTGTTTTATGAGCAATTCTGCCCATGgaagaaatttcaaaagaaatctgaaaggcAGAACTCCCTCAATGTTTTTTAAAGGGAACAacaaggaagagagaaaagggtGGGGGGAAAGAAAGCAGGGAGGAAGCGGAGCACTTGGGCTCTTGCCTTCAGCTGCTCACAAGAAGAGCTAATGGGACAAGTAAACATCCTGTTTTTATAAGGCAACTGCAGACCTCTCCCTGTCACAACATACTCAACAACCTACTAAATTGTCTTGATCCCAAGGCCCACCTGAAGACCGCTGTTATGAAGCCCTATCATACAATcaactattttaaaaagattttgaatgTACTTGAATGGAAGGAAATGATAAAACACTACAAACAAAACCTCTGTATATGTTGCAttttatgaacatttttttGCTTACTCAATATCATAAACAAAGTACACTAGCTACCTAAAATATTGACAGTATAAAGCAAGCTACACTTCACTCTAGCTACCCTTTCTGAAGAAGGAGtcacaggagagcagcagaCTACCTTCACTGCCACCTCATCCGTTGAGTAATTCCCAGAAGAGTAGGTCCTTTGCTTGAGAAGTAGCTGAACTCGagtttaaagattaaaaaatattcaagcTATTTGACAGTCATCAAAAATATAAAAGGCTGCTGTGACATAAAAATACAGtcagattatttttctatttacatTCTGCAGTATGTTGtgacagaaatcagaaatgtgaaggcttttctgcttttttttgcctttcatttATGCTGCAGTACATACAGAAGACAAGGCAGTAATAAACAGAGTATGACACACCACCCTATCTATAACTACATTCCATTGTTTGTACTGTGACCATAATTATTTTTGAGTTTTTTCAAAAAGCAGTACAAAGAAGAGCAACATGGTATTTGATATGAGAAGACACGCTTATCTGTGTACATGCAAAGCTGCATCTGAGCCAAGAAACAGCATTATCATCAGATTACTGTTTCagactattttatttcttgtattctcaaaaagcattttcatttcgATAAGACACAGGCTCCCATGCCTGGGCTCTGAAAGCCAAAGGAAGGTGTGAGGTGCCCCACTCCTGGCAAACAGAAGATAACTTGCTTTTTAAGATCATTTCACTGTAATCCCAATGAAACTTCTTTGagagacaaaattaaaaaaaaaaaacaaaaaggtttcTCATCCACCTACtactatttcttttaaaagctattttgaCTCTGAATATTCATACAGAAGTATGAATAAGCTCTCCCTAAAATATCTTTGAGCTTTTTCTGCTTCAACTGAGTACATATTAAAAATGATTCTTCAGAGTACTAAAGATCAAACGTCAAATTCCATGACTGAATAGTTTTGTAAACATATTTGTGAAATACTTAGAGTTTCAGATGCAGCTCAAAGATTCAATTGCTTTCATATTCAATCTCCTTTGCATAAGCATGGTATTATGGCTGTGCTGGTGTAAATTATCTATCGATTATTGTTTTACTGTATTACCTCTTCAGCTAAGCTGCATTTCAATGTTAACATGcaattacatttatatttatgaGATTTCTTTCTTATATAATACTAAATAGGTTTGACAACATAACTATTTTGTGTTGATAGAAAATTCTACTAAGTGGAAGGTTTTGTTTTAACAGATGGCTGCTGACATAAACCAACAACCTTCTTCGTTTCTTTCTCATTCCCTGTATCCTGGATACCTACTGCTGTATTGCTTGTAAGGGTGCTGAATCTAGAAacatgattattttaaaaaactcAGCATATGGAGAAGAACAAATAGAGACATGAGCACAAAACAGCAATATGACATATCctgaaaatactgcaaaaaaaatgGTCATATGGTAGTTTagctttttcttaattaaacaGACATTTCACAGagatatattaatattttatggGCATAAATGACTACATTTTGTCCTCAATTATAACTGGAAAAGTCCTAGTATTGTAATGACAAGCTGAAGCTAAGAATCTGGCAAGGTACACTGCACTGCTACATGTAACAATCTAATATTCTGCATCAGTTCgttaatttcatttgaaaataataaatccaATTCTAACTGTGATTATATCCCAGAATTACATTACAGCAGTATAACTGTGGCTCTTCACGTTGCTATTTGAGTGTCTGACTCAAAGCAGAAACAATCCCTTCCAGCACAGAATTTTATAAAAGTACAAATGGCCTGC
The DNA window shown above is from Meleagris gallopavo isolate NT-WF06-2002-E0010 breed Aviagen turkey brand Nicholas breeding stock chromosome 3, Turkey_5.1, whole genome shotgun sequence and carries:
- the LOC104910379 gene encoding junctophilin-1-like gives rise to the protein MFLEIMNYEEGTYQGQWTGGMRHGYGVRQSVPYGMATVIRSPLRTSLASLRSEQSNGTVLHDITADSPAGTRGGFVLNFHSEAEAMGIKKKGGLFRRGSLLGSIKLRKSESRSSISSKRSSVRSDAAMSRISSSDANSTISFGDGDCDYCPMEDHVDATTTESYMGEWKNDKRSGFGVSERSNGMKYEGEWLNNRRHGYGCTMFPDGTKEEGKYKNNVLVRGIRKQLIPIRNTKTREKVDRAIEGAQRAAAMARTKVEIATSRYVTAKYICSSLTSWGKKNLVVSELLLVTKCKCLNVVFHFQMCT